The following are encoded in a window of Etheostoma cragini isolate CJK2018 chromosome 7, CSU_Ecrag_1.0, whole genome shotgun sequence genomic DNA:
- the LOC117948030 gene encoding rho-related GTP-binding protein Rho6-like, translating to MKERRLPQPFVARCKLVLVGDVQCGKTAMLQVLAKDCYPETYVPTVFENYTACLELEDQRVELSLWDTSGSPYYDNVRPLCYSDSDAVLLCFDISRPDTVDSVLKKWKTEIQDFCPSTRILLIGCKTDLRTDVCTRMELSNQKQSPISHEQGSSLAKQLGAEAYLECSAFTSEKSIHSVFRTAALACMNKLQPANKPSPVRRLSKRLLHLPSKTELLSSTFSKDKSKSCSIM from the exons ATGAAGGAAAGAAGACTCCCGCAGCCTTTTGTAGCGAGGTGTAAACTCGTGCTGGTCGGGGACGTCCAATGCGGTAAAACAGCGATGCTACAAGTCCTGGCCAAGGACTGCTATCCAGAG ACTTACGTCCCCACTGTGTTTGAAAACTACACCGCCTGTCTGGAGCTTGAAGACCAGCGTGTTGAACTCAGCCTTTGGGACACATCAG GTTCCCCATACTACGACAACGTCAGACCCCTCTGCTACAGCGACTCAGATGCAGTGCTCTTATGCTTCGACATCAGCCGACCAGACACAGTAGACAGTGTGCTGAAGAAG TGGAAAACAGAGATCCAGGACTTCTGTCCCAGCACTCGGATCCTGCTAATAGGCTGCAAGACAGACCTGCGCACAGACGTATGCACGCGCATGGAGCTGTCCAATCAGAAACAGAGCCCCATCTCCCATGAACAG GGTTCGTCCCTGGCCAAACAGCTTGGAGCAGAGGCTTACCTGGAGTGCTCAGCCTTCACATCCGAGAAGAGCATCCACAGTGTTTTCCGTACTGCGGCGCTGGCCTGCATGAACAAACTCCAGCCTGCCAATAAACCCAGTCCCGTCCGCCGCCTCTCCAAGAGGCTCCTACACCTGCCCAGCAAGACAGAGCTGCTCTCCTCCACCTTTAGCAAGGACAAGTCCAAGAGCTGCTCCATCATGTGA
- the prim1 gene encoding DNA primase small subunit, producing the protein MLSLKSSSHYDSACLPDLLPLYYRRLFPFSQYYRWLNYGGVQKNYFQNREFSFTLKDDIYVRYQSFSTQTELEKEMQKINPYKIDIGAIYSHRPSQHNTVKSGSFQALEKELVFDIDMTDYDDVRSCCSAADICCKCWTLMTIAIHILDRALREDFGFQHLLWVYSGRRGVHCWVCDEAARKLSVAARSAVAEYLSLVKGGDEMLKKVVLTDPIHPFIRESLAVVERYFPRYALQEQDILGRKESVDKVLALMPEDVRKELQQDFRNEKKPENRWKLVIEQAKRKQGTAKKGQYFEKEIMLQYCYPRLDVNVSKGVNHLLKSPFSVHPKTGRISVPMDLKELETFDPFAVPTISQICEELDRPRTGEEEEKSEDTKEKENEKDAAERRKIRDYKRTSLAKYVKYFDQFLDKMAHSWKGELLKKSDLQKDF; encoded by the exons ATGTTGTCACTAAAGTCGTCCTCACATTATGACTCGGCCTGTTTACCGGATTTATTACCGCTGTATTACCGACGCCTGTTCCCCTTCTCCCAGTATTATCGCTGGCTAAACTATGGAGGAG TGCAGAAGAACTACTTTCAGAACCGTGAGTTCTCCTTCACACTCAAAGATGACATCTATGTCCGCTACCAGTCTTTCAGCACACAGACCGAGCTGGAGAaggaaatgcagaaaataaacCCTTACAAAATTGACATTGGAGCCATATACAGTCACAGG CCCAGTCAGCACAACACAGTGAAGTCAGGGAGCTTCCAGGCCCTGGAGAAGGAGCTCGTATTCGATATTGATATGACAGATTATGATGATGTCAGAAGCTGTTGCAG TGCTGCAGACATTTGCTGCAAGTGTTGGACCCTGATGACCATCGCCATTCACATCCTGGATAGAGCTCTTCGAG AGGACTTTGGGTTCCAGCACCTGCTGTGGGTTTATTCTGGCAGAAGAGGAGTGCATTGCTGGGTGTGTGATGAAGCTGCCAGGAAGCTCTCAGTAGCAGCACGCTCTGCAGTGGCTGAATACCTCAGCCTGGTTAAG GGAGGTGATGAGATGCTGAAGAAAGTTGTGCTCACAGATCCAATTCATCCTTTTATCAG AGAGTCTTTGGCGGTGGTGGAGCGATACTTCCCTCGGTACGCACTACAGGAACAGGACATACTGGGACGCAAGGAATCCGTCGACAAAGTGCTGGCACTCATGCCTGAAG ATGTAAGAAAAGAATTACAGCAGGACTTTCgaaatgaaaagaaacctgAGAACCGTTGGAAACTGGTAATTGAACAAGCCAAAAGGAAACAG GGCACTGCCAAAAAGGGCCAATACTTTGAGAAAGAAATCATGCTGCAGTATTGTTACCCACGTCTGGATGTGAATGTCAGTAAAGGAGTGAACCATTTGCTGAAAAGCCCCTTCAGCGTCCATCCCAAAACAG GGCGTATTTCTGTTCCCATGGACCTCAAAGAATTAGAAACGTTTGATCCTTTTGCTGTGCCTACAATCAG tcagaTCTGTGAGGAGCTGGATCGACCCAGGACCGGCGAAGAGGAAGAGAAGTCAGAGGACACCAAGGAGAAGGAAAACGAGAAGGACGCAGCAGAGAGACGAAAGATCAGAG ATTACAAAAGAACAAGCCTGGCGAAATATGTGAAATACTTTGACCAGTTTCTGGACAAGATGGCTCACTCATGGAAAGGAGAACTTCTCAAAAAGAGTG aTCTTCAGAAAGACTTCTGA
- the naca gene encoding nascent polypeptide-associated complex subunit alpha isoform X2, with protein MPGEATETVPVTEQEMQQPQVETEGPPTHEEAGSSVKIQSQESVTAEESDSQEVEQVSVEAEASEDKPSAVLEEIPDDPKPSAHEYVKATNAPKTEVENVKNLCLVAAQDEALPGDNVDVGTQNEELDKKAVRLLSKAIQSKESSKCGGPPFSTRHLSGSGTESDSDDSVPELEEQDSAQTQTQQAQLAAAAEIDEEPVSKAKQSRSEKKARKAMSKLGLRQVTGVTRVTIRKSKNILFVITKPDVYKSPASDTYIVFGEAKIEDLSQQAQLAAAEKFKVQGEAVSNIQENTQTPTVQEESEEEEVDETGVEVKDIELVMSQANVSRAKAVRALKNNNNDIVNAIMELTM; from the exons ATGCCTGGTGAAGCTACAGAAACGGTCCCAGTCACAGAGCAGGAGATGCAGCAGCCTCAAGTGGAGACCG AAGGACCACCCACTCATGAAGAAGCCGGTTCGTCTGTGAAGATACAAAGTCAGGAGTCTGTGACCGCTGAGGAATCAGACAGCCAAGAGGTTGAGCAGGTTTCTGTTGAAGCAGAGGCCTCTGAAGACAAGCCCAGTGCAGTGCTAGAAGAAATTCCCGATGATCCGAAACCATCTGCTCATGAATACGTGAAGGCCACTAATGCCCCAAAGACTGAGGTAGAAAACGTAAAGAATCTTTGCCTGGTCGCAGCGCAGGACGAAGCATTGCCTGGTGATAACGTTGACGTGGGTACTCAAAATGAAGAACTTGACAAGAAAGCTGTTAGACTTCTCTCCAAGGCCATTCAGTCAAAGGAGTCCTCCAAATGTGGAGGCCCACCTTTTTCGACTCGCCACCTGTCAG GATCCGGTACAGAGTCAGACAGTGATGACTCGGTCCCTGAGCTGGAGGAACAGGACtctgcacagacacagacacagcaagCTCAG CTTGCAGCAGCTGCCGAAATAGACGAGGAACCTGTCAGCAAAGCCAAACAGAGCCGCAGTGAAAAGAAAGCACGAAAG gCGATGTCGAAGCTCGGTCTCAGGCAGGTAACGGGGGTCACCAGGGTCACCATTCGCAAGTCAAAGAACATCTTGTTTGTCATTACCAAACCAGACGTCTACAAGAGCCCTGCATCAGACACATACATCGTCTTCGGTGAAGCTAAG ATCGAAGATCTTTCCCAGCAAGCCCAGCTGGCTGCGGCAGAAAAATTCAAGGTACAGGGAGAAGCTGTATCAAACATccaggaaaacacacagacgcCAACCGTACAGGAGGAGAGCGAAGAAGAAGAG GTGGATGAGACCGGAGTTGAGGTCAAGGACATCGAACTCGTCATGTCACAAGCCAACGTGTCGCGGGCGAAGGCTGTACGCGCCctgaagaacaacaacaacgacaTTGTCAATGCTATTATG GAGTTGACGATGTAA
- the naca gene encoding nascent polypeptide-associated complex subunit alpha isoform X1, with product MPGEATETVPVTEQEMQQPQVETATPPAPASTQKPQAASGPAKPKGKDAKNAQGFSAPKAVPGRRKRSSMSASSSSPTSPKSTSSTTPLSPVPSPLATSAGLTSQANSYAPKVVKAGKQGKAKKGEAFVPSPAPLEGQVTPSNENHVEASPKQTVVKAKSAPVTPNKPPAAVAAPAAFKVASMPAVAAPISFSDTLTSSPPASAEVKTTQSKAAPVIADADEDLPPLIPPEKPIKMTAPVPTVEVKVTSKPQADIETKSVPVKVVTAATVKSAPVESAKVVAEASAAAVKVPKPARIKDPTTAPAKIEAVKGASPSKPSPEPAAQAKPAPVAAAQAKPAPVAAAEPAAQVKAAAAEVTNPTPVMGAKPVIAAPAVVAKPSKPLVEPSSAPLKPAPVEPAVSAPSPAPLKLTFAEAVAKPAPVKPEVEVIGKTPSECVSTPKPDPTPAKAPVKVEPVIKNDKGSGTESDSDDSVPELEEQDSAQTQTQQAQLAAAAEIDEEPVSKAKQSRSEKKARKAMSKLGLRQVTGVTRVTIRKSKNILFVITKPDVYKSPASDTYIVFGEAKIEDLSQQAQLAAAEKFKVQGEAVSNIQENTQTPTVQEESEEEEVDETGVEVKDIELVMSQANVSRAKAVRALKNNNNDIVNAIMELTM from the exons ATGCCTGGTGAAGCTACAGAAACGGTCCCAGTCACAGAGCAGGAGATGCAGCAGCCTCAAGTGGAGACCG CTACACCTCCTGCCCCAGCTTCCACCCAGAAACCCCAGGCAGCTTCTGGCCCTGCAAAGCCCAAAGGCAAAGATGCCAAGAATGCGCAGGGTTTCTCCGCCCCAAAGGCTGTTCCTGGCAGAAGAAAACGTTCTTCCATGtctgcctcttcctcctctcccaccTCACCAAAATCTACTTCTTCCACTACCCCCCTTTCACCCGTGCCATCTCCCTTAGCTACCTCAGCTGGCCTCACTAGTCAGGCAAACAGCTATGCCCCGAAAGTTGTCAAGGCTGGCAAACAAGGAAAAGCTAAGAAAGGAGAGGCATTTGTGCCTTCTCCTGCCCCATTGGAGGGCCAGGTCACGCCATCAAATGAAAACCATGTAGAAGCTAGCCCTAAGCAAACTGTAGTTAAAGCAAAATCTGCCCCAGTTACGCCAAATAAGCCCCCGGCAGCTGTTGCAGCCCCAGCTGCTTTTAAAGTTGCCTCAATGCCTGCCGTGGCAGCTCccatttcattttcagataCTCTTACCTCTAGCCCTCCCGCATCAGCTGAAGTCAAGACCACTCAATCAAAAGCTGCGCCTGTTATTGCAGATGCTGATGAAGATCTCCCTCCACTTATCCCACCTGAGAAGCCAATTAAAATGACAGCACCCGTACCGACTGTAGAGGTAAAGGTAACATCCAAGCCCCAGGCGGATATTGAGACCAAGTCTGTGCCTGTTAAGGTTGTCACAGCAGCGACAGTTAAATCTGCTCCTGTTGAAAGTGCTAAAGTTGTTGCTGAAGCCTCAGCTGCAGCTGTTAAGGTTCCTAAACCGGCTCGCATCAAAGATCCTACTACAGCCCCAGCTAAAATTGAGGCTGTTAAGGGCGCCTCCCCAAGCAAACCTTCTCCTGAGCCAGCTG CTCAGGCCAAACCTGCTCCGGTGGCAGCTGCTCAGGCCAAACCTGCTCCGGTGGCAGCTGCTGAGCCAGCTGCTCAGGTCAAAGCAGCTGCCGCTGAGGTTACCAACCCCACTCCTGTGATGGGTGCTAAGCCAGTAATTGCGGCACCAGCTGTGGTTGCCAAGCCTTCCAAACCACTAGTTGAACCTTCATCTGCTCCGTTAAAGCCTGCTCCAGTTGAGCCTGCTGTTTCTGCCCCTTCCCCAGCTCCCCTTAAACTCACATTTGCTGAGGCAGTTGCAAAACCTGCCCCTGTTAAACCTGAGGTTGAGGTAATTGGTAAAACTCCTTCTGAATGCGTCTCTACACCCAAACCTGACCCCACACCTGCCAAAGCTCCAGTCAAGGTGGAGCCTGTGATCAAGAACGACAAGG GATCCGGTACAGAGTCAGACAGTGATGACTCGGTCCCTGAGCTGGAGGAACAGGACtctgcacagacacagacacagcaagCTCAG CTTGCAGCAGCTGCCGAAATAGACGAGGAACCTGTCAGCAAAGCCAAACAGAGCCGCAGTGAAAAGAAAGCACGAAAG gCGATGTCGAAGCTCGGTCTCAGGCAGGTAACGGGGGTCACCAGGGTCACCATTCGCAAGTCAAAGAACATCTTGTTTGTCATTACCAAACCAGACGTCTACAAGAGCCCTGCATCAGACACATACATCGTCTTCGGTGAAGCTAAG ATCGAAGATCTTTCCCAGCAAGCCCAGCTGGCTGCGGCAGAAAAATTCAAGGTACAGGGAGAAGCTGTATCAAACATccaggaaaacacacagacgcCAACCGTACAGGAGGAGAGCGAAGAAGAAGAG GTGGATGAGACCGGAGTTGAGGTCAAGGACATCGAACTCGTCATGTCACAAGCCAACGTGTCGCGGGCGAAGGCTGTACGCGCCctgaagaacaacaacaacgacaTTGTCAATGCTATTATG GAGTTGACGATGTAA
- the naca gene encoding nascent polypeptide-associated complex subunit alpha isoform X3, with translation MPGEATETVPVTEQEMQQPQVETGSGTESDSDDSVPELEEQDSAQTQTQQAQLAAAAEIDEEPVSKAKQSRSEKKARKAMSKLGLRQVTGVTRVTIRKSKNILFVITKPDVYKSPASDTYIVFGEAKIEDLSQQAQLAAAEKFKVQGEAVSNIQENTQTPTVQEESEEEEVDETGVEVKDIELVMSQANVSRAKAVRALKNNNNDIVNAIMELTM, from the exons ATGCCTGGTGAAGCTACAGAAACGGTCCCAGTCACAGAGCAGGAGATGCAGCAGCCTCAAGTGGAGACCG GATCCGGTACAGAGTCAGACAGTGATGACTCGGTCCCTGAGCTGGAGGAACAGGACtctgcacagacacagacacagcaagCTCAG CTTGCAGCAGCTGCCGAAATAGACGAGGAACCTGTCAGCAAAGCCAAACAGAGCCGCAGTGAAAAGAAAGCACGAAAG gCGATGTCGAAGCTCGGTCTCAGGCAGGTAACGGGGGTCACCAGGGTCACCATTCGCAAGTCAAAGAACATCTTGTTTGTCATTACCAAACCAGACGTCTACAAGAGCCCTGCATCAGACACATACATCGTCTTCGGTGAAGCTAAG ATCGAAGATCTTTCCCAGCAAGCCCAGCTGGCTGCGGCAGAAAAATTCAAGGTACAGGGAGAAGCTGTATCAAACATccaggaaaacacacagacgcCAACCGTACAGGAGGAGAGCGAAGAAGAAGAG GTGGATGAGACCGGAGTTGAGGTCAAGGACATCGAACTCGTCATGTCACAAGCCAACGTGTCGCGGGCGAAGGCTGTACGCGCCctgaagaacaacaacaacgacaTTGTCAATGCTATTATG GAGTTGACGATGTAA